DNA sequence from the Lysinibacillus sp. OF-1 genome:
GACCTAAAATATCCTATACATCAGGAGGTTTTTCAAAGATATAAGCAGAAGTCAAAGCAACAGCAAAGGCATTTGGATACTGCTCTTTTTAAAGAAATGCCTGATGCATCTGTAAATGTTAGAAAAAAAATATTGTTCAATGAGGTAGAAAAATTAAATTATATTACTTTTGATGGAAATATTCTTCGTACCTACCCTAATATAGATATTAACTACCATCAGACCGTTAGCCCCGATAGGCAAGTTTATTTCTTTTATTCCTTTAAAGACACTGAAAAAGAATTTAAAGGTAATTATGCAATTTATGATGTGGAAACAAAAGAAATGGTGGCAGGTGGAAGTACTTATATGCCAAAGCTCAATCTTACAATGAACACTTATGATAAAGAAAGTTTAGAGAAAGTTGCAAAAGGGATGTATTCGTCTAGTTGAACTAACTGTAGCGATAGTTCAACTTCCTATAAGCAATTTTAGACATACTTTAGTTATTTCATTAAAGGCGCAATTCTGCAGCAAGAATTGTGCTTTGTGTAGAATTGAAATAAAGTTGCGATGTTTTAAAAAAAGATACGATGTTTATAAATTATCAAGACCTAATTTTAAAAAAGATAGAAAAATTAAACATACTAACATTAGTAGTACAAACCAGGGCCATGGTTTGTACTACTAATGTTAGTATGTTTCTTCTTTTACTAAAGCACCCGTTAGTTTAAGTGTAACTCTTCACAATTACTTGATATTATATAGTTAAGTAGAAATATAAATTAGAATTTAGTTTATAGTTATAAAAATAAGTTTTTTATACTCTTATAATTCTTCAAAAAGGAGAGTTTATGAAAAAGACTATTGTTTTTGTATTAACGATACTTATATTATTCTCGGGATTCGCAACACAAAGTTATGCGTTGTCAGATTCGAAATCTGTGGCAATACAAGCGTTGCTAGATGATGCCTCTCGTACATCAGGTGTGCCTGGAATGTCAATCTCAATACTTGCTAATGATGAAGTGTTCTACTTTTCTTCTGGGTATGCAGATCTTGAAAAGGGGTTGTCTGCAAGTGAAAATACACTCTATGAGTTGGCCTCGGTGAGTAAAGCTTTTACTGGTATGGGGATTCTGCTATTGGAAGAGCAAGGGCTGCTATCAATGACTGACCCTATCCAAAAATATTTACCTTGGTTTACGTTAAAGTATCAAGGTAAACCTGTTGATATGCAAAGCCTTACACTAAATAACTTCCTTCACCATACCAGCGGCTTAACAAATATTAGACATACTCAAAATATTCCACAAGGCAATACGCCTGATATGTTGCAAAAGACTGTGGAAACGCTGGTAGATGCTGAATTGGCGTTCTCTCCCAGTGAACAATATAACTATGGAACCGTTAATTATGACGTATTGGGTTTGGTTATTGAGATTGTATCACGACAAAGCTATGAAGACTTTATGAGGGAACAGGTATTTCTACCCTTAGGTCTTCACCAGACGTATGTTTATAAAGAAGATGCTCAAGCCACTGGACAGTTAGCACAGGGCTACCGTTCTTCCTTTTTCATAACAACTCCATTTAACGCTCCGGATTATGCTGGGAATAAACCTGCTGGCTATATCATTTCTAATACAAAAGATATGGCGCGTTGGATGGGCATACAGATGGGTATCGTGCAGGACATACCCGAAATATTTCACAGGGTTATCGAAAAATCACATAGGGGTGATATGTCTGTTTCGGCTGTCAACGATATGTATTATGCGGCAGGTTGGTCGGTAAACGCCGAACAAACGTTTATAGAACACACTGGGGGTAATCCGAATTTTAGAACCGAAGTAGCCATACTGCCAAATGAACGAACAGCCATCTGCTTACTGAGCAACGGCGCAAATACCAATATAAACCTGGTACTAAAAGTTAAAGATATATTAGACGGCAATCTAACTCAGTCATATGAGATAAGCGGCACACAGCTTTTGGACATCATTTTGTCGTCTACCACAATTATTCTTTGCCTATTGGCCGTTCTGTTATTTCTCTTAGGATTAAGAAAAAGGAAAACGAATGAGCAGCAGCCAATTACAAAAAAGAGAACAATCGTAACAATTATTTTCCTAATCGCTACGATTGCCCAGTGTATAATGTTTTTTGCCTTCGATTGGTCAACGATACTTATTTGGCAAACATATAGTGTTCTTACAGCTTTGATTTCGTCAACATTATTAACAGCAAGCATTACTTGGTATATACTCACCGATAAGATGCCTCGCTCCGAAAATAAGTATAATGTTAAGTAATTAAATTCCACTTTATCAATATTCTTAATTAAAAAAACATAAGACACCTCGGTGTCTTCTCAGACTGTAGACAAACTCGATGAATTTTGAGTTTGCCTACAGTCTTTTTTCTTTTACAATGAAATAAAGTAAAGCCGTTGATTTCCACTACGGGCGGACGCTTTCCGCGGGCGGGGTCGAGCTGCTTCCCTCGCTTCGCTCAGTCCAGGATCTCGACTTTCCCGCTTTTCCCGCAGGAGTCGCCGCCCTTCGTTCCAATCAACTTCTACATAAAGAATTCCTTATTCATCTATTGATAAAAAGTAAACTTTTGAGGTGATCAACCATGATGACGAAAAATCATACCAATGAACGTGAACAATTAGAAATGTTAACGATTGATCAATTAGTTCCCAACGATCATTTAGTGCGAAAACTGGAGGCTGCTATTGATTTTTCATTTATCTATCCTTTAGTAGAACATCTCTATTCACCTAATGGGCGTCCAAGTATTGATCCTGTTGTTCTCTTTAAAATGACGTTTATTCAATATGTTTTTGGCATTCGCTCCATGCGTCAAACGATCAAAGAAATTGAAACGAATATGGCGTATCGTTGGTTTTTAGGATTTGGCTTCCATACAGAAGTCCCGCATTTCTCTACCTTCGGTAAAAATTATGTCCGTCGCTTTCAAGACACTGATATATTTGAACAGATATTCTATCGTATTTTAAAAGAGATTATGCATCAAGGACTCCTCCATGCAGACCATCTATTTATTGATTCTACGCATGTGAAAGCGAGTGCCAATAAACGGAAGTATGATAAAAAGGTCGTGCGAAAAGAAACACGGGCTTATGAAGAAAAACTTCAATTAGAGTTAAATATGGATCGTGAAGAACACGGAAAAAAAGCCCTTTCCCCCGGAGAAGTTTGAAAAGGAAGAATGGAAAGAAATAAAGGAAAGCACGACAGATCCTGAAAGTGGGTATTACGTGAAGGATGAACGTACGAAACAGTTTGCATATTCCTTTCATGCAGCCACAGATGAAAAGGGCTTTGTCTTAGGTGCCATTGTGACTCCGGGAAATGTGCACGATAGCCATGTATTACAGCCACTTGTGGAAAGGGTCATTCAAAATGTTCAAAAACCAATCGCTGTTGCGGCAGATGCAGCCTATAAAACACCAGCGATTACGAACTTTTTGTTAGAGAATCAAATGTTGCCTGTTCTTCCGTATACACGTCCTAAAACGAAAGATGGATTCTTCCGAAAGCACGAGTATACATATGACGAGCACTATAATTGTTATCTTTGCCCACAAGGGCAGATATTGAAGTATGCGACAACGACGAAGGAAGGATATCGCCAATATAAATCGAATCCTTTGATTTGTGCGAAGTGTCCAAGCCTTTCCCAATGTACAGAAAGTAAGCATCATCAAAAACTCATTCAACGCCATATTTGGGAGTCGTATGTGGAGGAAGCTGAACATTTACGCCATTCCTATGACATCAAACAAATTTATGCAAAGCGCAAAGAAACGATTGAGCGTGTCTTTGCCGATGCAAAAGAAAAGCATGGTATGCGATGGACAACCTTAAGAGGTCTAAAAAAATTGTCCATGCAGGCGATGCTTACTTTTGCTGCCATGAATTTAAAGAAACTGGCTACTTGGACGTGGCAAGTAGCTTAAGAGAGCAACTAAGCTCGAAGAGTATGTTGAATTTGGTAGTATATTACCAAATGTTAAAAATAAAATAGGAAGAAAAATGACAAAAACCATCGAGAGTGAACTTCTCGATGGGCTTTTGTCTACAGTCTGGAAACTGCATAAATTTTTATGCAGTTTTTTCTTTACTTTCAAATAATTATTTTGTAAGATAAAGCCAACTTCAAAAGTGGCCAGACCACTTTTGAATTCATTCAGTAAGAGACGCCATCATCTGAAGGTGGTGGATTTTGTTTCTTTTTAGTAGGTACCCAAACACCTACTGAATGAAGATAAAGCCTTTGGATGCATTGTTTATCTGCGCGAAAGGAAAGCGACAGCAATAATTATTCCAAGGCAAATAGATTGACCGAGGAGTTGATCGTATGGATAAAAAAACCGAACAAAAGAAAGTGTTTTTAGATATCGTCCAACAATTACGACAACTTATTAAAATAGAAAAAACACAGGCTGGTGAAAAGTCACCTTCCGAAAGAGTCTTTTCAGAACGTCTAGGTGTCAGGCGATCCTCTGAGAGAGAGGCATTGCGAAGTTTAGAGTTATTAGGTCTTATTGAAACGAGACATGGGGAAGGTATGTTTCTAGCTTCTACATAAAAGCATCAGCTCGTAGAAATATTGTCGATGTTTATATTAGAAGACATGAAAAGGAAGCCATTCGCATTATAAGTTGTACAGAAACTCTGCGAACACTACCAGTGTGGGGCAGTTTTTTTGTAAAGCTAGAGATAGAAAGTACGATTAATTGTCAGGATGTTTTACGAGAAATAATCATCACGTCAGGAAATCGTCTTTCACTAAAAGTCTAGTTTCAGTTAGCGGTTTATGCTGATGACCGTTTAAATCGAAACTCAACAGAAGAAGAAAAATTATCATTCAAACTATGTTGAAATCGATGCAGCTTGGCTATAAAAAAGAAGCATTAAAAGCTTACCAACAGTGGATGAATGCTGAACAAGGCATTTAGACAACAAAGGGGGAGTAAAACATGGTAATACGTAGCTTATTTAGTAAAAAGAAAGAGGACGGACAGGAAAAGGGATTTCCAGAAGGACTTATGACAAAATGTCCAGAATGCCGTCACATTCAGTTAACAAAGGAATTAGAAAAAAATCATAAAGTGTGTACAAAATGCGACCATCATTTCAAAATGACTGCACAGGAGCGCATAGCATATTTCTTAGATGAAGGTTCATTTGTTTCAATGGATGATCATTTACAAACAAGTAATCCACTTAATTTCCCTGATTATGTAGAAAAAATTTCAGTGGCTAAACAACAAACGGGATTAAGCGAAGCTGTACTGACTGGGTTAGGAACTCTTGATGGAGAAGAAATTGTTGTAGCCATTATGGATTCTCATTTCCGTATGGGCTCAATGGGCTCCGTTGTAGGAGAAAAAATCACACGTGCCGTTGAAAAAGCTATTGAATTACGTGTACCGGTTATTATCTTTACTGCTAGTGGTGGAGCGCGCATGCAAGAAGGTATTCTATCATTAATGCAAATGGTAAAAACGAGTGTGGCATTAAAACGTCATAGTGAAGAAGGACTATTATTTATTTCGATCATGACGCACCCTACATACGGTGGCGTTTCAGCAAGCTTTGCTTCTGTTGGAGATATTAATATTGCTGAACCACAAGCATTGATTGGCTTTGCTGGTCGCCGTGTCATTGAAGAAACATTAAGAGAAAAATTACCAAATGATTTCCAAAAATCAGAGTTTTTACTAGCACATGGTCAGCTTGATGCAATTTTCCATAGGAAGGATTTACGAAACCAAGTAGCAATACTTGTAAAAATGCATACAAAAGGCGGTGTGCAACATGTCTAAAAATTTAGCTTTTGAAGAACCAGTAGTACAATTACGAGA
Encoded proteins:
- a CDS encoding serine hydrolase domain-containing protein, with translation MKKTIVFVLTILILFSGFATQSYALSDSKSVAIQALLDDASRTSGVPGMSISILANDEVFYFSSGYADLEKGLSASENTLYELASVSKAFTGMGILLLEEQGLLSMTDPIQKYLPWFTLKYQGKPVDMQSLTLNNFLHHTSGLTNIRHTQNIPQGNTPDMLQKTVETLVDAELAFSPSEQYNYGTVNYDVLGLVIEIVSRQSYEDFMREQVFLPLGLHQTYVYKEDAQATGQLAQGYRSSFFITTPFNAPDYAGNKPAGYIISNTKDMARWMGIQMGIVQDIPEIFHRVIEKSHRGDMSVSAVNDMYYAAGWSVNAEQTFIEHTGGNPNFRTEVAILPNERTAICLLSNGANTNINLVLKVKDILDGNLTQSYEISGTQLLDIILSSTTIILCLLAVLLFLLGLRKRKTNEQQPITKKRTIVTIIFLIATIAQCIMFFAFDWSTILIWQTYSVLTALISSTLLTASITWYILTDKMPRSENKYNVK
- the accD gene encoding acetyl-CoA carboxylase, carboxyltransferase subunit beta; translation: MVIRSLFSKKKEDGQEKGFPEGLMTKCPECRHIQLTKELEKNHKVCTKCDHHFKMTAQERIAYFLDEGSFVSMDDHLQTSNPLNFPDYVEKISVAKQQTGLSEAVLTGLGTLDGEEIVVAIMDSHFRMGSMGSVVGEKITRAVEKAIELRVPVIIFTASGGARMQEGILSLMQMVKTSVALKRHSEEGLLFISIMTHPTYGGVSASFASVGDINIAEPQALIGFAGRRVIEETLREKLPNDFQKSEFLLAHGQLDAIFHRKDLRNQVAILVKMHTKGGVQHV